TCGGAGATAAGATTCAGACCGTAAATGGGGAAAGAGTGACCAATGCCCGCCAACTCACGGATAAAATGATTGAAGGGCTTGGCGCCACCGGCGTTTTTCTGGTGATTGTGAGAAACGGCGAAACAAAGGACCTCCTGATTCGTTCCTCAAAAAAATAATTTCAGCTTGCCGCCATCTGCCATGGACATTTTCTTGACAAATGACACCTCGCCGCTATATTTCCAAAAATGATGAGAATCAGGAAGAGTAAATTTTAGCTTATGATGCTTCTCGCCACAATTATTTCAAGCAAAATCATTCTCTGGGTCGGTTTCAATATTTTCATTCTGATTCTGCTGGCTATCGATTTGGGGATATTCCATCGCAAGGATCATGTCATTACGGTCAGAGAAGGACTTATCTGGAGCGGGATCTGGATTTTCGTTGCCCTGGCTTTTAATCTTGTCGTCTATCTCTGGAAAGGGCATGACTCCGGCCTGCAGTTTCTGACCGGCTATCTCATAGAGCGGGCACTCAGCATCGATAATATTTTCGTATTTCTGGTCGTCTTTACCTATTTTCAGGTTCCTGGACGATATCAATACCGGGTCCTATTCTGGGGCATTCTGGGGGCGTTGATCCTGCGAGGTTTGTTCATTGTTCTCGGAACCATCCTTATCGCCAAGTTCCATTGGATACTGTATGTCTTCGGCGCCTTTCTGATCATCACGGCAATCAAACTTGCAATCGGGAAAGAGAAAGAAATTCAGCCGGAAAAGAATCCGCTTTTGAAACTGGTGCGTCGATTCCTGCCGATTACCGAAAATTATGAGAAAGGGCATTTTCTGGTACGCAGGAAAGGGAGAACCTACGGAACGCCTCTCTTGATCGTGCTGCTGGTTGTGGAATCCACCGATTTGGTCTTTGCACTTGATTCCATCCCGGCAATTTTCGCCATCACGCTCGACCCGTTCATTGTCTACACTTCCAATGTTTTTGCCATTCTGGGGTTACGCGCCCTTTATTTTGCCATCGCCGGGCTGATGCAGCTTTTTTATTATCTGAAGTACGCTCTGTCGGCGATTCTGGCTTTCGTAGGATTAAAAATGCTTTTCGCCGATATCATCAATATCTCATCCGCCCTCGCCCTGATTATCATCGCCGGAATTTTCGTGCTGGCCATCGTTCTTTCGCTGATATTCCGCCGCGGCGAACCGGCGAACAGCGCTCTTGACCGGCCGGCGGCTTCCATAGATAAAGCTCCCAAGAAAAATTGAAGGATTTGCCCCGGGAGGAATGGGGTGAGATCGCGAGCGCGGCTCTCCTAGCCGCGTATGATCATGTTGACAATATCTTTGCGGACAAGAATGCCGACAAGCTTACCATCCTTGGTCACGAAAATTTGCCGCAGGTCTTTATATATCATCAGCGCCGCTGCATCGACCAGTTTTGTCTCCATGGAAGTCGTGACATGGTCGGTTTTGTAAAGTTGAGAAACCTTGATTTTTTCTTCCTGTTTTAAAAGTTCTTCGAAAGGTTCCACATCCATGGTATAGTTCAGGTTTTCCATCATGGCACGGTAATCGGGAAGGGCGGCCTGAATCAGGTCTTTGTCGGTAATCTGGCCCAGAAGATATCCGGTGTCGTCAACCACGGCCAGCGCCGAAAGACGATTTTTAAACATCAAATTGGCCACTTTCTTGAGCGAATCTTCCGCGGTCACGTTCACGACATCCCGCCGCATCATATTTTTTACCAGCAGTTCTTTCTCTACCCTCACTCCGCTCTGCCAAATAATATCAACCATTTCGACATTGGTCCTGGCCCCGGTGAGTTTCTTGAGATTGCCCTCTATCCGGGCGAAGGTGGCAAGAGCCGAAAGAGTCTGGAGATACAACCGGGAAATATTCGACGGCGTCAGAAGCAGGACAATGACCGCCAACGGAACATTATCGGGGGTCCTGTCCCTGAGACCGACCTTGGAAATTCCCAGAAGAATCTGCATGTCATCAACCTCATCAGTGCGGGCATGGGGGAAGGCAAAACCGCGACCGTAGGAGGTGTTTTCGATTTCCTCCCGTTCGATAATGAGCTCTTTAATAACCTCCAGATTGACCGATGGGTCTTCCTTTTTCAGGAGCTCCAGCAACTCGTCAATGGCGCCTTCTTTGGTGGTCGCCCTAAGATCATCCAGAATAAATGATTCTTTCAGCATATTGGCCAGACGCATGATCTTCTTAAGCCTCCCCGATGGTACGACGTGCGTGAAGATTAATGGTTTGCGGCGAGACAATGCCCCCGGAAACTATCAGCTTGATTCCCTCTTCCACCGTGATATCCATGCAAATAACATCTTCCTCAGCAATAAATACGACCATGCCGGTCATCGGGGTCGGCGTGGAGGGGATAAAAACGCCGACCAGTTTCTTGTCGCCGTCCTTTCCTCCCTGGAATTTGATCTTGGCGGTCGCGAATCCGACCGCATAAAGCCCCTGGCGGGGATATTCGATCATAACCACTTCTTTAAAGGTCTTGATATTGGGGACCGAGACCGCCTCAATAAGCTGCTTGGCAGCCGAGTAAATGATGCGAATAAGCGGCGTTTTCGTGAGCATCTTATCACCATAGCCATATAGCTTGGCCCCGACCAGATTGCGTGTCACAATACCCATAAGAAGGATGATCAGAACTGTGGCAATAATCCCCAGACCCGGTATGGAATAGCCGAGAAGCTTGAAGATCAGCGGGGAAAGAATGCCATCGACAGTTTCGAACAGGAAACGGAGGACCAGATAAGTCAGAATCAGAGGGACAACGACCAGGACCCCCGAAAGAAACTGCCGTTTGATGATATCCCGCATGACTCTTAAAATAGACATCTTTCTCCAGCCAAATAAAACACCGGCTTCAAGCAGAGATTATATACTCTGATAAGTCGTTTCTGTCAATAGTTTTGGTGGGTGGCCTGCCTTAGAAGGCAAAAAGTTTGGCGGCCTCTCCGGCCATATTGAGAATCGGCCCGGGAAAAATGCCG
This genomic interval from Candidatus Zixiibacteriota bacterium contains the following:
- a CDS encoding TerC family protein, whose product is MMLLATIISSKIILWVGFNIFILILLAIDLGIFHRKDHVITVREGLIWSGIWIFVALAFNLVVYLWKGHDSGLQFLTGYLIERALSIDNIFVFLVVFTYFQVPGRYQYRVLFWGILGALILRGLFIVLGTILIAKFHWILYVFGAFLIITAIKLAIGKEKEIQPEKNPLLKLVRRFLPITENYEKGHFLVRRKGRTYGTPLLIVLLVVESTDLVFALDSIPAIFAITLDPFIVYTSNVFAILGLRALYFAIAGLMQLFYYLKYALSAILAFVGLKMLFADIINISSALALIIIAGIFVLAIVLSLIFRRGEPANSALDRPAASIDKAPKKN
- a CDS encoding PTS sugar transporter subunit IIA: MRLANMLKESFILDDLRATTKEGAIDELLELLKKEDPSVNLEVIKELIIEREEIENTSYGRGFAFPHARTDEVDDMQILLGISKVGLRDRTPDNVPLAVIVLLLTPSNISRLYLQTLSALATFARIEGNLKKLTGARTNVEMVDIIWQSGVRVEKELLVKNMMRRDVVNVTAEDSLKKVANLMFKNRLSALAVVDDTGYLLGQITDKDLIQAALPDYRAMMENLNYTMDVEPFEELLKQEEKIKVSQLYKTDHVTTSMETKLVDAAALMIYKDLRQIFVTKDGKLVGILVRKDIVNMIIRG
- a CDS encoding DUF502 domain-containing protein, producing MSILRVMRDIIKRQFLSGVLVVVPLILTYLVLRFLFETVDGILSPLIFKLLGYSIPGLGIIATVLIILLMGIVTRNLVGAKLYGYGDKMLTKTPLIRIIYSAAKQLIEAVSVPNIKTFKEVVMIEYPRQGLYAVGFATAKIKFQGGKDGDKKLVGVFIPSTPTPMTGMVVFIAEEDVICMDITVEEGIKLIVSGGIVSPQTINLHARRTIGEA